Proteins encoded by one window of Moorella humiferrea:
- a CDS encoding OsmC family protein, with protein sequence MGKVTVNWIGKMQFVGDDGAGHQVAMDASPVYGGENKGTRPMDLMLIALGGCTGIEVTHILQKMRIAFDQLTITVEGERAEDHPKIFTRMRVVYEFVGNNIPPEKVAHAIKLADEVYCSAANMMKTAGTIEYAFKINGEEYPYPYLKEASAS encoded by the coding sequence ATGGGAAAAGTAACAGTTAACTGGATAGGCAAAATGCAGTTTGTTGGTGACGACGGTGCCGGCCACCAGGTGGCCATGGACGCCAGTCCTGTTTACGGCGGAGAAAACAAAGGCACCCGCCCCATGGACCTGATGCTTATTGCCCTGGGAGGGTGTACGGGCATTGAGGTGACTCACATTTTGCAGAAGATGCGTATTGCCTTTGACCAACTGACGATTACGGTAGAAGGTGAAAGGGCGGAAGACCATCCCAAGATTTTCACCCGTATGCGGGTTGTTTATGAATTTGTAGGCAATAATATTCCCCCGGAAAAAGTAGCCCACGCCATTAAACTGGCCGACGAGGTCTATTGTTCGGCGGCCAATATGATGAAAACGGCCGGAACTATTGAGTACGCTTTCAAAATTAACGGGGAAGAGTATCCCTATCCTTATTTGAAAGAAGCCAGCGCAAGTTAA
- a CDS encoding sodium:solute symporter family protein, protein MNAYAFWILFMAVIYTLVLIIAGNVARSRAARGEDFWVGGRKFKPWMVAVCITGLFSGSSYIAILELAYTTGISAGWYGVAELIHVIIIALFFVVPFRKRLVVTVSGLIGDRYGRTAKAIAGAVTAFTFPMYATANALAFAAAMSAFTGMSLSTWVIFSAILLLIYLQAGGMWSVVFTQTANTVAFTLMFIIGLIAFFIKPGFAGLAQLAADKPAMFGLTTVGLQTILAWFGTFLVNVFLAQAAFQMALSCRTPEEGQKGLLWAAWFNIVFIVLGVLFGMAAAVVAPGVGRGLVAVPKYLAQVLPAPLVGIFFMGIWACALGWGAPCQFSGATSLGRDVASSLNPNISDKQMVLYTKWALVILTVLMIIFGFLRTEQAAWWNVLAWTCRNGATFAPIIGVLFWPLATRRAAVSALIAGFVSGITWYHLGGWHPTKFYLNIHPVWIGMIFNVSALTLVTLIERAGTYRWALPEKGTAKNVGLGAVVAGVLLAFLAVKEFTWLYTKGVFGMVLFLIFICAFCTVIAFTKEKEESVVLGEATPQAGPAGK, encoded by the coding sequence ATGAACGCTTATGCCTTTTGGATACTGTTTATGGCGGTCATCTACACCCTGGTTCTTATTATTGCCGGCAACGTGGCCCGGAGCCGGGCCGCCCGTGGCGAAGATTTTTGGGTGGGCGGCCGTAAATTCAAACCCTGGATGGTGGCCGTCTGTATCACCGGTCTTTTTTCCGGGTCTTCATATATTGCCATCCTTGAGCTCGCATATACGACGGGGATCTCGGCGGGCTGGTATGGCGTGGCCGAATTAATCCATGTGATAATTATCGCCCTATTTTTTGTCGTCCCCTTCCGCAAGCGCCTGGTGGTGACCGTTTCGGGTTTGATAGGCGACCGTTATGGGCGAACGGCCAAAGCCATCGCCGGCGCGGTTACGGCCTTTACCTTCCCCATGTACGCTACGGCCAATGCCCTGGCCTTTGCCGCCGCCATGAGCGCCTTTACCGGCATGTCCCTGTCTACCTGGGTAATTTTCAGCGCCATTCTCCTCCTTATCTATCTTCAGGCTGGAGGCATGTGGTCGGTGGTCTTTACCCAGACGGCCAACACCGTAGCCTTTACCTTGATGTTCATCATCGGACTTATCGCCTTCTTTATTAAACCGGGCTTTGCCGGCCTGGCCCAGCTGGCGGCAGACAAACCGGCCATGTTCGGCCTGACCACCGTCGGCCTGCAGACGATACTGGCATGGTTCGGCACCTTCCTGGTCAACGTCTTCCTGGCCCAGGCGGCCTTCCAAATGGCCCTTTCCTGCCGCACCCCGGAAGAAGGGCAGAAGGGTCTCCTGTGGGCGGCTTGGTTTAATATCGTGTTTATCGTCCTGGGGGTCCTCTTCGGTATGGCGGCGGCCGTGGTGGCTCCCGGAGTCGGCCGCGGTCTGGTGGCCGTACCCAAATACCTGGCTCAGGTTTTACCGGCGCCGCTGGTGGGTATTTTCTTCATGGGTATCTGGGCCTGCGCCCTGGGTTGGGGGGCTCCCTGCCAGTTCTCCGGCGCCACCAGCCTGGGAAGGGATGTGGCCTCCTCTTTAAATCCCAATATAAGCGATAAGCAGATGGTCCTCTACACCAAGTGGGCCCTGGTTATATTGACCGTTTTGATGATTATCTTCGGTTTCCTGCGTACGGAACAGGCCGCATGGTGGAACGTCCTGGCTTGGACCTGCCGGAACGGAGCCACCTTTGCCCCCATTATCGGCGTGCTCTTCTGGCCCCTGGCCACCCGCCGGGCGGCAGTCTCCGCCCTTATTGCCGGTTTTGTTTCCGGGATAACTTGGTATCATCTGGGCGGCTGGCATCCGACGAAGTTTTACCTTAACATTCACCCGGTATGGATCGGAATGATCTTTAACGTTTCCGCTTTAACCCTGGTGACTTTGATTGAGCGGGCTGGCACCTACCGCTGGGCGCTGCCGGAAAAAGGCACGGCCAAAAATGTGGGTCTGGGGGCCGTAGTTGCAGGTGTGCTGCTGGCGTTCCTGGCCGTAAAGGAGTTTACCTGGCTTTATACTAAGGGCGTCTTCGGTATGGTTCTATTCCTAATCTTCATCTGTGCCTTCTGTACGGTGATTGCCTTTACGAAAGAAAAAGAGGAAAGCGTAGTATTAGGAGAAGCCACTCCCCAGGCGGGACCTGCGGGCAAATAA
- a CDS encoding ABC transporter permease: protein MEAALRAIYTIWYREFIRFIRERSRIIGMIGQPLLYLLIVGQGISAAMGFRGVPAGIPVNYVQFMYPGILAMSVLFTSIFSGVSIIWDREFGFLKEVLVAPVPRWATAIGKALGGSTVAIIQAVIMLLLAPLINVSLSPVIILQVLGILFLISLGLTFLGIAIASRMATMEGFQMFMNFLVNPMFFLSGAMFPMTNLPGWMSFLMKIDPLTYGVDALRRLIYAGTDPRVLEYLVHYSLRFDLAVVTALTIFLGFLGSISFSRQE from the coding sequence ATGGAAGCCGCACTGCGGGCCATATATACCATCTGGTATCGGGAATTTATCCGCTTTATCCGCGAACGCAGCCGTATAATCGGCATGATCGGCCAGCCCCTCCTTTACCTCCTCATCGTCGGTCAGGGCATCTCGGCAGCCATGGGCTTCCGGGGCGTTCCCGCCGGCATCCCCGTTAACTACGTCCAGTTTATGTACCCCGGTATATTGGCCATGTCCGTCCTCTTCACCTCCATCTTTTCCGGGGTATCCATCATCTGGGACCGGGAATTTGGCTTTTTAAAAGAAGTACTGGTGGCCCCCGTACCCCGCTGGGCCACCGCAATAGGTAAGGCCCTGGGAGGCAGCACGGTGGCCATCATTCAGGCCGTCATTATGCTGCTCCTTGCCCCTTTAATAAACGTCTCCCTCAGCCCGGTTATAATTCTTCAGGTCCTGGGAATTTTATTTTTAATCTCCCTGGGTCTGACCTTCCTGGGCATTGCCATTGCCAGCCGTATGGCCACCATGGAAGGCTTCCAGATGTTTATGAATTTCCTGGTCAATCCCATGTTTTTCTTAAGCGGTGCTATGTTCCCCATGACAAATTTGCCCGGCTGGATGAGTTTTTTAATGAAAATCGATCCCTTAACCTACGGTGTCGATGCTTTAAGGCGCCTGATTTATGCCGGCACCGACCCCCGGGTTCTGGAGTACCTGGTCCACTATAGTTTAAGGTTTGATCTGGCCGTAGTAACGGCTTTAACCATTTTCTTGGGTTTTCTGGGCTCCATATCCTTTAGCCGCCAGGAATAA